One window from the genome of Nicotiana tomentosiformis chromosome 5, ASM39032v3, whole genome shotgun sequence encodes:
- the LOC104105343 gene encoding delta(8)-fatty-acid desaturase-like → MSDEKKYITAEELKKHNKQDDLWISIQGKVYNVTDWVKEHPGGDIPIRSLAGQEATDAFIAFHPGTAWKYLDKFFTGYYLQDYQVSEVSKDYRKLCSEFAKAGMFEKKGHGVIYSLCFVTLLLTLSFSGVLLSNNFWVHMFSGALLGLSWMQISYLGHDSGHYLIMTTRGFNKLAQILTGNCLTGISIAWWKWTHNAHHVACNSLDHDPDLQHLPVFAVSSTFFKSLNSYFYGRELTFDSAAKVFVSYQHFTYYPIMCVARMNLFVQTLLLLFSKRKVQDRFLNILGLLVFWTWFPLLVSTLPNWTERVLFVLISFCVTSLQHIQFTLNHFAADVYVGQPEGNDWFEKQTSGTIDIACSSWMDWFYGGLQFQLEHHLFPRLPRCHLRKVSPIVQDLCKKHNLPYRSLSFYEANVWTIRTLKTAAMQARGLLWEAVNTHG, encoded by the exons atgagtgatgaaaAGAAGTACATTACGGCTGAGGAGTTGAAGAAACATAATAAACAAGATGATTTGTGGATTTCAATTCAAGGGAAAGTTTACAATGTAACAGATTGGGTGAAAGAACATCCTGGTGGAGATATTCCTATTCGCAGTTTGGCTGGACAAGAAGCAACTGATGCATTCATAGCTTTTCATCCAG GTACTGCTTGGAAATATCTTGACAAATTCTTTACTGGATATTATCTTCAAGATTACCAAGTTTCAGAGGTGTCAAAGGATTACAGGAAACTCTGTTCTGAATTTGCAAAAGCCggaatgtttgaaaagaaagGACATGGGGTGATTTATTCCTTATGTTTTGTGACATTGTTGCTTACATTGAGTTTCAGTGGTGTTCTTTTGAGTAACAATTTCTGGGTTCACATGTTTTCTGGTGCACTATTGGGATTATCTTGGATGCAAATCTCTTACTTAGGTCATGATTCTGGGCATTACTTAATCATGACAACTCGCGGATTCAACAAATTGGCACAGATCCTTACTGGCAATTGTCTCACTGGAATCAGCATTGCTTGGTGGAAATGGACTCATAACGCGCACCATGTCGCTTGCAATAGCCTTGATCATGACCCTGATCTTCAACACTTGCCAGTTTTCGCTGTCTCTTCCACGTTTTTCAAATCGTTGAATTCTTACTTTTATGGAAGAGAGCTCACATTTGATTCCGCGGCTAAAGTTTTTGTGAGTTACCAACATTTTACATACTACCCTATCATGTGTGTAGCAAGAATGAACCTATTTGTCCAAACATTATTGCTGCTGTTCTCAAAGAGAAAAGTGCAGGACAGATTTTTGAACATATTGGGACTTCTTGTTTTTTGGACTTGGTTTCCTCTTCTTGTTAGCACATTGCCTAATTGGACAGAAAGGGTGTTATTTGTGCTAATAAGTTTCTGTGTTACATCACTACAACACATTCAATTTACACTTAACCATTTTGCTGCTGATGTCTATGTTGGACAACCAGAAGGGAATGACTGGTTTGAGAAACAAACAAGTGGTACTATCGATATCGCGTGTTCTTCTTGGATGGATTGGTTCTATGGAGGATTGCAGTTTCAACTTGAACATCATTTGTTTCCAAGATTGCCTAGATGCCATTTAAGGAAAGTGTCTCCAATTGTTCAAGATTTGTGCAAAAAACATAATTTGCCATATAGGAGTCTGTCATTTTATGAGGCTAATGTGTGGACAATAAGGACTCTTAAAACAGCAGCAATGCAAGCCAGGGGTCTGCTTTGGGAAGCTGTTAATACTCATGGCTAA